One Candidatus Bathyarchaeota archaeon genomic window carries:
- a CDS encoding FkbM family methyltransferase, whose translation MRIPFSRTLKQTKTKGLVKTVALILATALKTITEHLKYRPEKIILEINRSKMMVFPRKGAIHADLFLYKKREPLCTDYLINSGVIKKNDVVLDIGANIGYYALLESRLVGNGGKVYGVEPVCSNFELLEKNVKLNNLSNVATFQLAFGENNTKAEIFVSDKSNLCAMNKEAVGGEILGLQNVTVMTVDEFVKDKSPPNFIRMDVEGYEYEIIKGMPNTLKDKINILLELHPLPSYLRPEKLEKMFQILEENRFRAKFVVYERKVEENLVSRLLFRKAGENLPFVASNISIQDLKKIVYENAHLASPNILFEKVD comes from the coding sequence ATGAGAATACCTTTCTCTAGAACTTTAAAACAAACAAAAACGAAAGGTTTAGTCAAAACCGTTGCTTTGATTTTGGCAACGGCTTTGAAAACAATTACAGAGCATCTAAAATATCGTCCCGAAAAAATAATTTTAGAGATTAATCGGTCTAAAATGATGGTTTTTCCCAGAAAAGGTGCTATTCATGCCGACTTATTTTTATATAAAAAACGGGAACCGCTCTGTACTGACTACCTGATAAATTCAGGCGTAATCAAGAAAAATGACGTTGTATTAGACATTGGTGCTAACATAGGTTACTATGCATTGCTTGAATCTCGCCTTGTGGGAAACGGGGGAAAAGTCTACGGTGTTGAACCCGTTTGTAGCAATTTTGAATTGCTAGAAAAAAACGTGAAATTGAATAATCTCAGTAATGTTGCCACTTTTCAGCTGGCTTTTGGCGAAAATAATACCAAAGCAGAGATCTTTGTTTCTGACAAATCTAACTTATGCGCCATGAATAAAGAGGCAGTCGGCGGAGAAATCTTGGGCTTGCAAAATGTAACCGTGATGACGGTGGATGAGTTTGTTAAGGATAAATCGCCCCCGAACTTCATACGGATGGACGTTGAAGGTTATGAATATGAAATCATTAAGGGAATGCCAAACACTCTAAAAGACAAAATAAATATCCTCTTAGAACTCCACCCGCTACCATCCTATTTAAGACCAGAAAAGCTTGAGAAAATGTTTCAGATTCTTGAGGAAAATAGATTCAGGGCAAAGTTTGTTGTATATGAGCGTAAAGTTGAAGAGAACTTGGTCTCACGGCTTCTTTTCAGAAAAGCTGGAGAGAATTTGCCGTTTGTTGCATCCAATATTTCTATACAAGACTTAAAGAAAATCGTTTACGAAAATGCTCATCTCGCTAGCCCAAATATTCTATTCGAAAAAGTAGATTAA